Part of the Micromonospora rhizosphaerae genome is shown below.
GAACGCGTTGACGTCGTCGACGACTACGGCGGGTAAGGCGCTGGCGACCTGGGCGGCGGCGCGGTACAGGCGCACCGTGTCGTCGGGGTTGACCCGCGGACTGCGGGCGGCGAAGTACTCCACCGGGTACGTCGACAACACGATCCGTCCGGCGCCGGTGTCCCGGACCAGCAGCGCGGGCCGGCCGTGTGCATCCTCGGCGACCACCCGGGCGCCGTCAGGCTCCACCGGCAGCATGCAGCGGCCGTCCGGCGTACCCGCCGCCCGGAACGACAGGGTCATGCCAGCTGTCAGGTCGCCGAAGTCCTCGCCGAACCGCCACGCCACGACGTCCTCCGGCACGGGTTCATTCAGCCCGTAGCGCAGCAGCTTGCGGACCCCGAAGAAGTCGTCGAGCTTCGGCCACCACGGGCCGCGCTGGCTCGGGGTCTCCCCGCACGAGTAGCTAACCAGTACGGTCGCTCCGGCCTCGGCCGCCTCACCGAGGGCACGCCAGCCGGGCGCGCTCAAGGCCTTCACCGACGGCACGATCAGCAGACGCGCTGCGGCGATGCCCTCGGACTCCCGGATCATCGCTGGGGCGAGGTCGGCGAGCCGCGCGGAGATGTAGCCCTGCAGTAGTGCGTCCCGCAATGCCGGGGTGTCGGTGTCATCCCAGAACGGGTAGCCCGCCTCCAGATGGCTGCTCACCACGATTCCGGTGTGCGTGTCGGTGCGACGGCACCGCGGGAAGTCGAGTTGGTCCAGCAGAGCACGGAACCGCTGCATCTCGAGCAGCGGCGCCTTGGGCTCGCCGCCCGTGGTGGTGATGCCGAAGTGCAGCTCGAAAGGGTGGTGCCGGTACGGATCCTGATCGGGCAGGTCGAAGTCGGTGTTGTTCCAGGCGATCCAGCCTGTCGCGCCGGCGAGCAGGGTGGTGTGTAGCACCTGCCGGTAGTAGTCGGCCGCGCCCGTGTCGGAGACGAAGTCGGTGGTGACTCCGAACTCCTCCACCACGACCGGCCGATTGAAGTGACTCAGCTCCACATGCGCCGCCGGCATCAGGTGCTGCCGGATCGGGTCGTCGTTCATCTGATAGCTGTGCGGGCCGAGCCAGTCCACCAACGGCGCCAGCTCGCGGATCCGGAAGCCGTTGTCGGACCCGGTGATCTCGCGGCTCCAGGCGCCGTCGCCGAGTGAGACCGGCTGGATGCCGCCGCCGGCACGTACCGCATCGACCATCAGCTGCGCCCAGGCCGTTACATCCGAAGGATCGGCGCCCTGACCGCTCGCCCCCATCTGGCCGCCGACACCGCCGTACAGCGGCATCTCGTTGGAGACTAGCCAACCGGCCACCGCCTCGTGGTCATGGAACCTGGTCACCATCTCGCGGACGAACCAGGCCTGCCGGGCCACCATCCACACGTCCCGGTACAGGTCACGGCCGTTCCGCCACTCCGGATCCCAGTTACCGCCGGACATGTGTCCGACGATGAACGTCGGGACGGTGCCGAGACCGGCCTCGGCATGCAGATCGAGGAAACGCCGGAACCGGCAGCACAGCTCCTCGTCCACCCGGTCCGGCTCCGGATGGAAGTCCGGCCAGTAGAAGAACGACCGCGTCAGGGTCAGGCCATGCTCCGCGAGGATCCCGAGCTCGTCCAACACCAGCTGTTCGTCGAATGAGCGCCACATCAGCGGACCACCCAGCCGCGACCAGAAGTTCGCCCCTACCCAGGGCACGCCACCGGCTGTCGGCAGGTGCACGGCGGGTCGGGCGATCGGGACCAGCTCAGTCACACGTACTCCTCTGGCTCGATGATGAAGTTGCCTCGGGTGGACAGCAGTCTGAATCGACGATCGTTCACCGGTCAATAGGGTGACTGTTCATGAACGATCTGCGCGGCTTGGCGCGCAGCAGACGCCATTACCGATGGCCACCAGATCTATGGCGTCCTGATGCCACTGACTTCGCGGCAGTCGTGGATTGACGAGAGCTTCACTGACGTGGAACAGTGAAGCTTGTTCATCGGCGTTCATCACCACGCGGGAGGGGCCTGTGGCGGTTACTGTCCGAGACATCGCGCTAGCCGCGCAGGTGTCGGCCGGCACGGTGTCACGGGTGCTGAACGGTCATGACAACGTCGATCCCCGGCTGACCGACCGGGTACGTCGAGCGGTCGAGGAACTCGGCTATCAGCGGGCCACCGCCCGGCGCGGCGGGCACGCCCGACCGCACCGGAGCTCGACGACCGAGATCGGCTTCCTGCTGACGGTGCCGCACATATCCGAGACGGAACTGATGGCGCCGTTCTGGGCGCAGATCCTCCACGGCGCCGAGACCGAAGCCAAGCGCCACAACGCCCACATCACCTACCGGTCGCTCGTCCGCGAGGACCTGCGGCCCGGCAGGCTGCGCAGGCTGGTCGCCGGCCTGCGACTCAACGTCGCCCTTCTGGTCGGTCCGGCCCACGCCGACGTGGTGCAGGTCCTCGCCGAGGTGGTTCCCGTACTGGTGCTGGTCGACCACGCGGCGCCCGGTCTCGACGTCGACGCGGTGGTGTCCGACGGCGTGGAGGGCGCCCGGACGGCCGTAGAGCACCTGATCGCCGCCGGCCACCGCGACATCGCCTGGATCGGCGGCCCGCTCGACCCTGGAGGCATCAAGAGCGCGGTGTACTCAATCGAGGCACGCGCCACGGGCTACCGCAACGCGCTGGCCTACGCCGGGATACCGATCCGACCGGAGCTGCTGGAGAGCGCCAGCCTCACCGCGCCGTCGGCCTTCGATGCAACCGTCCGGCTGCTCGCATCGAGGGCGCCCTTCACCGCGATCTACTGCGCGAACGACGACACCGCACTCGGGGCGATGAACGCGTTGCAGGAGGCCGGCTTCGTTGTACCTCGCGACGTCTCCATCGCGGGATTCGACGACAACCGCACGGTGCACACCCAACCAGCACTCACCACAGTGCGCGTGCACAAGGAGGCGATCGGCACCGAGGCGACGCGGCGAGCAATGCAACGGCTCGCCAACCCCGAGCTGCCGACCGTCACCGCCGTGATACCGGTCAAGCTGGTGCCCCGAGCATCGGTCGCGCCGCCGCGAGAGCGATCGCGGTGATTCGCCTGACCCGCCGGAGTGGCTGGTCAGCCGTTGGCGCAGAGGACCCGGGGCGCGTGAAAGTCCCCCCCGGACACCTCCGCTGATCCAGGGCTCGACCAGGACCACGCCTCGGCCGGCGCCACGGAACTTCCGCATATCTCGTCGGAGAATTAGCCGAGCCACCGCCGTCAGCCCGTACATAACCTCAGTGCAACGAGTTGGACCATCGAACGAAAAGGAACAGTATGATGCTCGAATCCTGGCAGAGTGACGGATACGCGCTGGTCGACCGGCCGCTCTTCCCGGCCGCGCAGTTCGATCGCCTCAGTGGCATCCTCAAGGACCACCTGGCCGAGCACGGCGAGCGCATCTTCGACGAGCTAGACATGCCGCACACGCGTGACGACCGTTTGCTGGAGCTGTTGCTCGACGACGCCGTGCTCGATCTGGTCGAGCCGATCACCGGCCCGGACATCGTGCTCTGGTCGTCGGGCTTCATCTGCAAGATGCCGTTCGTCGGACCTCCGACACCCTGGCACTCAGACGCCGCCTACTGGGAGGGGCGGCTGGACGACAACGAAGGCATCGTGACGGTGTGGCTGGCGATCGACCGGAGCAGCCGCGAAAACGGGTGCATGCGCGTCATTCCTGGCAGTCACCGGCAAGCGGAACCGGACTACCGGGTACTCGACCCAGATGCCTTCTTCGGCAGTGAGGCCGCCGGGGTCGACGCGTCGACGGCGGTCGACCTGGAGCTCGAGCCCAACCACTGTTCACTGCACGACGGGCGGATTTTGCATGGAGCGACCGCCAACACAAGTCCACACCGCCGGGCCGGGTACACCATGAGATATCTACCGGCCAGTACGCGGATCCTCCCGGAGAGCAAGAACAACGCCGGCCATCTCGTGTGGCTGGCACGCGGGAAGGCGATCGCGGACAACGAGTATGTCAACAAGTGACTTCGCCAAGCCCCCGAATCGCCTCGCTGCCGATCGTTGGCTGAGCACAGACCATGGCATCGCCGTGTACGAGCAGATGCTGGACGCCGGTTTCGAACTGCACTGGCATGAGTTCTTCGAACTGTCCTTCGTCACGGCGGGAGCCGGGCTACACACGCTCAACGGCACAATGCAGCGAGTGCGAGCTGGCGACATCCTCGCGTTGACCCCAGCCGACTTCCACGAAATACGCCCACACCCGGGCACAAGGCTGCACATCACCAACGTCGTCTACAGCGACGAGCAGCTGCCCCCGGAATTGCGGCCGGACTCGCCATCAGAGCCGGCGATCCACCTACCCGACCTCGCCCCTGACTTCCAGCGGATGCTGGCCGAGAGCCGCCGACCTGATCCGGTGTCGATGGTTGCCCTTCACGCCACGCTGGCTCGCGTGCTGGCCGATGTGGCGCGAGCCGCGAGCGGTGCGACGCCACCCCTGCCAAGCACCCCTCGCGCCGGGCTGCAACGCGCCCTTGCGTGGATCGACCACCACTTCAGAGAGCCGATCCGCCTGGCCGACGTCGCCGCGGTTGCCTGCCTGTCGCCCCATTACTTCAGCGTCCTGTTCCGTCAGGCGACTGGAGTGACATTTCAGGACTACCTGGCCGGTCGGCGGCTCCAGTTTGCTCGCTCCCTGCTCGCCGCGTCAGATCTACCCGTGACGCAGGTGTGTCACGCCGCTGGGTTCAACGACCTGACCCACTTCAGCAGGTCGTTCCGCCGCCGTTTCGGTCGCTCCCCGTCCACCACGCGACAGACCGTCAGCTGACCGCATCGTGCGCCGGCCGGCCGGAGTGGATGCTGGATGCGATGTGACGCAACCTCCCTGCGGCCCATCCCGGCATCCTCGGGCCGCCCGACGCCCGTCCTTTAGCGCAAACGCCAAGGTCCAGATCGCTCGGCTTGCCGAACGGGCCGACGCTGTCGGAGCTCTCGCGCGCGCCTGCCTAGCCCGCGACTATGTGATCGAGCAAGAAGCGCCGGCGCGCGCCACCCTCCTACCACTGCTCGACTGAGACCGCAACGCCAAACCGTCGTGCTGCCCGGCGCCGCCGCCGAGACCCACCTTTCCCGCCTGGCACCGCTCTTGCCGAGGGGCTGACCTCGATGCCCCGCATCGGGGTCAGACCGGAGCCTGCATCCTGCTCGCAGTCGGCGACGCCACCGCTCCCCCTGAAGGGTGCAAGTTCAGCGCTACGGCTGTGGCCAGGCACGGCGTGGGCCCGGCAGGATGAGCCCATGGTGGTGCGCACTCTGGTGTTCGTGGTCGCCCGGCAGGTGCTCTGGCTGGTCGGGCTGGGTCCATCGCCGGACGCGAAGGACGTGGAGATCGTGGTACTGCGCCACCAACTCGCGGTGTTGCGCCGGCAGGTGGCCAGGCCCCGGCATAGCCCGGCGGACCGGATGGTCCTCGCGGCTTTGGCGAAGCTGCTGCCCCGAGATCGCTGGCCGATCTTTTTGGTCACGCCCTCGACTCTGCTGCGCTGGCATCGTGAACTGATCCGCCGGAGGTGGACCTTGTGGGTACCGAAAACGTCATCCATGCGCTGTGACCTGCGATTGTCGGATACGGCCGCGGACCGACAGGCGCGGTGCGCCAGTATGAGTCATCGTGCTGCTGTGACTGTCCTACCTGGCGTTGACGAACGTGTTCGCCTTCGTGCGGCTGCTGCCGATGAGCGATGTGGACAAGGACGCCGAGGCCCTTGCGCTGCGCCACCAGCTCGCCGTCCTGCAGCGCCAGGTCGACAGACCCCGCCTCGCTCCGCCCGACCGGGCATTCCTCGCCGCCCTCCTGCACCGAATGCCCCGGCCGACGCTGCGGCAGCTGCACCTGATCGTCTCCCCCGGACACCGTCCTCCGTTGGCACCGCGACCTCCTGCGCCACCGGCACGCGAAGGCGTCCCGCCCGAAACGGCCCGGCCGGCCACCCACCGTGCGCAGCATCAGGGCCCTCGTCCTGCGTCTGACCCGGGAAACCCGAGCTGGGCTACAAACGCATCCACGGCGAACAGGCCGCCCTCGGCATCAAGGTCGCCGCATCGACGGTCTGAGAAATCCTCAAGGACGCCGATATCGATCCCGTGCCCGGCCGAGACCGCCAGACGTGGCCCGCGTTCCTGCGCAGCCAAGCGCACGCGATCCTCGCCGCGGACTTCTTCGAAACCCGCACACTGACCGGCGCCCGCCTGTACTTCTTCGCCGTCATCGAACACGCCACCCGCCGCGTCCGTATCCTCGGCGCCACCGCGCACCCCACAGCGACCTGGACGACGCAACTGGCCAGGAATCTGGTCATGGACCTCCAAGACGCCGGCGCGACCGCGAAGTACCTGACCCGCGACCGTGACAGCCGGTACACGGCCGCCTTCGACGCGGTCTTCCACAACGAGGGCATCGCCATCGTGAAGACCGGAATCAAGGTACCGAGGATGAATGCGATCATGGAGAAGTGGGTGCGCTCATGCAGAGCCGAACTCCTCGACCGAACCCTGATCGTGAACCAGGCCCATCTTCTCCACGCGCTCCGCGAGTACGAAGCCTTCTACAACGAGCACCGGCCCCACCGCACGCTCCGCGCCGCGGCACCCCTACGCCCGCTCCCCCAACCGATCCAAGCCGTGCCGAATCGACCACCTCGACATCCGACGACGCGACCGACTCGGCGGCGTCCTCCACGAATACCGACACGCCACCTGAGCTGCCCGGACGACATTTTCGGCACCTACACAGTCGGCTCCGGCCACCGCACAGGCCCCCTGGGCGACGTCGCCCGCTCGATCCTCACCGCCGCCCGGGCCGACGGGATCGACGACCTTGCCCGGATGGAGCGCTCAATGGGCAGCGACGCAGCGGCGTGGGCCACCGAGTACGGCACCGTCCGGTTCGTGTCCCGGCTGGCGCCCGAGCGCAACCTGCTCCGCTACCTTCCCCACCCGGTCACGGTCCGCCTGGCCTCGGGAAGCACGACCGACCTGGTCCGGGTCGTGGCGGCAGGGCTCGTCGCCGGCGCGGAGGTCAGCGTCTCGACCTACACCGACCTGCCACCCAGTGTCACGACCGCTCTGTCCGCGGTTGGTGCCGCCCCGGTCACCGAGACCGACAAAGCCTGGTCACGACGCCCCGCGCTATGGACGGAGGCCGCGTCCGCCTCGTCAACGGCGACGCCGCCGTGGCATATCGAACAGTGGACGGGCGGCCCGACCTGGCCATCCACGCCCAACCCGTCACCGAGTCGGGCAGGGTCGAGATGCTGCCCTTCCTGCGCGAGCAGGCAGTGAGCATCACCGCCCACCGGTTCGGCAACCTGTCGGGCTCGAAAACTCGGTGATGCCCTGTGAACTGGCTCTTCGTCTTCAATCCCGATCGACGTGCATGATCAACTCGAACGCGTTCAGAGAACGCGTCCTGGTGTGTTGAACGCGTTCATCTTCAGGACCCGTCACGGGTCATACCTCGAACAAAAGCCCAGGTCGCAGGGGATGACCGAGTTTTCGAGCCCCACAGGCGTAGCGCGGCCGCGGGACCTGCCGTCGTAACACCATCAACTGATGTCGGAGAACCGCTATCTCCACGTCCTTCGCGTCCGGGTTCGAACCCAGCCCGACCAGATCCAAGACGCGTCGGACGACGACGAACGCCAGCGTGCGAACCACCATGAACGACAGCCTGCCAGGATTCCCGTCCTCCCTGCTCACAGCCCTGACGCTGGGATGGCACCCTTCACGCCCGCCGGTTCGTCGACGCGCTCACCGTCGACGACGTCACGTTCGAGGTCTTCGACCGGGCCGGCAGGCTGCACTGCAGCTACGACCACCTCGCGTACGCGGTCGCGAAGATGACCGACTGGTTCGCCGACAAGCTGGCCTAGGCTTGCGGCACAACCTCTTTACGTTTGTGGCCGACCAGCAGCGCTGCGGGTCGGCCACAAACGTCTGTGCCGGCGGCGGCGAGCCGCCTAGTACGGGAACTGCCGGCGGCCCCGGTGCACCGAAATCCACTTCAGCGCCGTGAACTCCTCGAGGCTCCACTCGCCGTTGAGCCGGCCGAGACCCGACTGCTTCTCCCCGCCGAAGGCGACGATGGGCTCGTCGTGAATCGACGTGTCGTTGATGTGGATCATGCCGGTCTGGATCCGCTTCGCGAGCTCGACACCGTAGTCGAGATTGCGGGTGTGTACGGCGCCGCTCAGACCGAACGGAGTGTCGTTGGCGATGGCCACGGCCTCGTCATCGTTGTCGAAGGGAATGACGCACACGACCGGACCGAAGAGCTCGGCCTGTGCGATCGGCATGCCGGGTGTCACATCCGCCAGGATCACCGGCTCGAAGAGCGTGCGCGACACCGTGCCCCGCAGCACCGGCCGGCCGCCGTCCGCGATGCCCTGCTCCACGAGCCGCTGCAGGTTGTCGGCCTGCCGCTGGTTGATGAGCGGGCCGATGATGGTGCGCTCGTCCCTCGGATCGCCGACGGTCAGCGATGCCACCTTGGCGACGTACCGGTCGAGGAACTCCTGGTACAGGTCGCGATGCACCAGCACCCGGTTGGCCGACATGCAGATCTGACCCTGATGGGTGAACCGGCTGAACACCGCCGCGTCCACCGCCAGGTCGAGGTCCGCGTCGGACAGCACGATGAGGGCGCTGTTTCCACCCAGTTCGAGGATCGGCTTCTTGAAGTTGCGCGCAGCCACCTCGGCGACGTGGCGGCCGACCCCGGTCGAGCCGGTAAATGAGATCACCCTCGGCACGGGGTGCTCTATGAAGGCGTCGCCGATCGCGGAGATCTCGGTGACGATCACGTTGATCAGCCCGGCCGGGACGCGCGCCTCCTCGAAGATCTTGCCCACGAGCGTGCCGCCCGTGATCGGGGTGTCCTCATGCGGCTTGAGCACCACACCGTTGCCAGCGCCCAGGGCGGGCGCGACCGATTTCATGGAAAGGAAGAACGGGAAGTTGAACGGGCTGATGACGCCCACCACGCCGACGGGCTGCCGGTAGAGGCGGTTCTCCTTGTCGTCGATCGGCGACGGGAGGATGCGCCCCTCCATCCGCAGCGGGAAGGTGGCCGCCTCCTTCAGCATGTCCAGCACCAGGCCGATCTCGAAGGCTGCCTTGAGGCGGGTGCCACCCAACTCGTCGATGATGACGTCGGTGATGTCGTCGGCATGGTCCTCGACGTACCGGACGGCGCGCTCGAACACCGCACGCTTCACGTACGGGTTCACGCGCCACCACTCGGCCTGGGCCTGCTCCGCGGCCCGGTACGCTCCGTCCACGTCGGCCACGGCCGCCATCCTGAACTCGGCGACGGTCGACCCGTCATAGGGGTTCTGGTCGACGAGCTTCTTGTCCAGCGAGCCGTTACGCCAGGTACCGCCGATGAACTGGCGGTTCAGCGTCCTGAAGTCCATCCGCTGCTACTCCTCATCCTTCGTCGTGAACGGGTCCCCGCTCGGTTCGATGCCCTCGGCGCCGACCGCCTCGCGCCAAACGTCGAAGCCGTGTTGGAATGCGACGACGCCCGCCTCCGGCAGCGCGATCTCGATCGCCTCCAACACCTCGCGGGGCGTTGCGCCGTGCTGCAGAGCCACTCGGATGTGGCTCGCGATGTGGTGCCGGTCCGCGCGCAACACGGTGCGGCTCAGGACGAAGAGCAGCTCCTTGGTACGGCGATCCAGCGACCGCGGCGCCAGATAGGCCGCCTGCACGAGACCGTCGGCGGCGCGCAGGACGTCAAGGTCCTGGGCCGCCATGACCTTGTGGTAGTCGAGGACGTAGCCGCGCCGGCGCACCATGTCGTCGACGTACGCCTGCCGCTTGTCGGCTTCGCCAGGCAGACCTGCCACTCAACCCACCCCCAGCAACTCGCGGGTCGCGCCGGCGACCCCGCTCTGCGGACTTTCGCCCTCGTCGACCTCGACCAGCTCGACGCGCTTGCCGCCGAGCTTCTGGCCATGCTCAGCGAGGTAGAGCTTGAACCCGTTCTCCATGTCGCGCCCCACGGACGCGTACACGCCGGACTTGGCGACGAGAAGTCCAACCTTGACAGTGTCACCGGCAGAGCCGTTGCCATCCGCCTTTGCGCCGCCCAGTGACCCGCCGCCGCAGGCGGC
Proteins encoded:
- a CDS encoding carboxymuconolactone decarboxylase family protein, which gives rise to MAGLPGEADKRQAYVDDMVRRRGYVLDYHKVMAAQDLDVLRAADGLVQAAYLAPRSLDRRTKELLFVLSRTVLRADRHHIASHIRVALQHGATPREVLEAIEIALPEAGVVAFQHGFDVWREAVGAEGIEPSGDPFTTKDEE
- a CDS encoding helix-turn-helix transcriptional regulator; the encoded protein is MYEQMLDAGFELHWHEFFELSFVTAGAGLHTLNGTMQRVRAGDILALTPADFHEIRPHPGTRLHITNVVYSDEQLPPELRPDSPSEPAIHLPDLAPDFQRMLAESRRPDPVSMVALHATLARVLADVARAASGATPPLPSTPRAGLQRALAWIDHHFREPIRLADVAAVACLSPHYFSVLFRQATGVTFQDYLAGRRLQFARSLLAASDLPVTQVCHAAGFNDLTHFSRSFRRRFGRSPSTTRQTVS
- a CDS encoding glycoside hydrolase 5 family protein; protein product: MTELVPIARPAVHLPTAGGVPWVGANFWSRLGGPLMWRSFDEQLVLDELGILAEHGLTLTRSFFYWPDFHPEPDRVDEELCCRFRRFLDLHAEAGLGTVPTFIVGHMSGGNWDPEWRNGRDLYRDVWMVARQAWFVREMVTRFHDHEAVAGWLVSNEMPLYGGVGGQMGASGQGADPSDVTAWAQLMVDAVRAGGGIQPVSLGDGAWSREITGSDNGFRIRELAPLVDWLGPHSYQMNDDPIRQHLMPAAHVELSHFNRPVVVEEFGVTTDFVSDTGAADYYRQVLHTTLLAGATGWIAWNNTDFDLPDQDPYRHHPFELHFGITTTGGEPKAPLLEMQRFRALLDQLDFPRCRRTDTHTGIVVSSHLEAGYPFWDDTDTPALRDALLQGYISARLADLAPAMIRESEGIAAARLLIVPSVKALSAPGWRALGEAAEAGATVLVSYSCGETPSQRGPWWPKLDDFFGVRKLLRYGLNEPVPEDVVAWRFGEDFGDLTAGMTLSFRAAGTPDGRCMLPVEPDGARVVAEDAHGRPALLVRDTGAGRIVLSTYPVEYFAARSPRVNPDDTVRLYRAAAQVASALPAVVVDDVNAFADVIERQDGRRFALVVSEAGEPLTVGVRSTEPGSRLLDRDGQEIHEVALAPYGVDLVEVST
- a CDS encoding ABC transporter substrate-binding protein; translated protein: MGALVLAAAATLLAACGGGSLGGAKADGNGSAGDTVKVGLLVAKSGVYASVGRDMENGFKLYLAEHGQKLGGKRVELVEVDEGESPQSGVAGATRELLGVG
- a CDS encoding LacI family DNA-binding transcriptional regulator, with the protein product MTRASLTWNSEACSSAFITTREGPVAVTVRDIALAAQVSAGTVSRVLNGHDNVDPRLTDRVRRAVEELGYQRATARRGGHARPHRSSTTEIGFLLTVPHISETELMAPFWAQILHGAETEAKRHNAHITYRSLVREDLRPGRLRRLVAGLRLNVALLVGPAHADVVQVLAEVVPVLVLVDHAAPGLDVDAVVSDGVEGARTAVEHLIAAGHRDIAWIGGPLDPGGIKSAVYSIEARATGYRNALAYAGIPIRPELLESASLTAPSAFDATVRLLASRAPFTAIYCANDDTALGAMNALQEAGFVVPRDVSIAGFDDNRTVHTQPALTTVRVHKEAIGTEATRRAMQRLANPELPTVTAVIPVKLVPRASVAPPRERSR
- a CDS encoding integrase core domain-containing protein, coding for MPGRDRQTWPAFLRSQAHAILAADFFETRTLTGARLYFFAVIEHATRRVRILGATAHPTATWTTQLARNLVMDLQDAGATAKYLTRDRDSRYTAAFDAVFHNEGIAIVKTGIKVPRMNAIMEKWVRSCRAELLDRTLIVNQAHLLHALREYEAFYNEHRPHRTLRAAAPLRPLPQPIQAVPNRPPRHPTTRPTRRRPPRIPTRHLSCPDDIFGTYTVGSGHRTGPLGDVARSILTAARADGIDDLARMERSMGSDAAAWATEYGTVRFVSRLAPERNLLRYLPHPVTVRLASGSTTDLVRVVAAGLVAGAEVSVSTYTDLPPSVTTALSAVGAAPVTETDKAWSRRPALWTEAASASSTATPPWHIEQWTGGPTWPSTPNPSPSRAGSRCCPSCASRQ
- a CDS encoding phytanoyl-CoA dioxygenase family protein produces the protein MMLESWQSDGYALVDRPLFPAAQFDRLSGILKDHLAEHGERIFDELDMPHTRDDRLLELLLDDAVLDLVEPITGPDIVLWSSGFICKMPFVGPPTPWHSDAAYWEGRLDDNEGIVTVWLAIDRSSRENGCMRVIPGSHRQAEPDYRVLDPDAFFGSEAAGVDASTAVDLELEPNHCSLHDGRILHGATANTSPHRRAGYTMRYLPASTRILPESKNNAGHLVWLARGKAIADNEYVNK
- a CDS encoding aldehyde dehydrogenase family protein, with protein sequence MDFRTLNRQFIGGTWRNGSLDKKLVDQNPYDGSTVAEFRMAAVADVDGAYRAAEQAQAEWWRVNPYVKRAVFERAVRYVEDHADDITDVIIDELGGTRLKAAFEIGLVLDMLKEAATFPLRMEGRILPSPIDDKENRLYRQPVGVVGVISPFNFPFFLSMKSVAPALGAGNGVVLKPHEDTPITGGTLVGKIFEEARVPAGLINVIVTEISAIGDAFIEHPVPRVISFTGSTGVGRHVAEVAARNFKKPILELGGNSALIVLSDADLDLAVDAAVFSRFTHQGQICMSANRVLVHRDLYQEFLDRYVAKVASLTVGDPRDERTIIGPLINQRQADNLQRLVEQGIADGGRPVLRGTVSRTLFEPVILADVTPGMPIAQAELFGPVVCVIPFDNDDEAVAIANDTPFGLSGAVHTRNLDYGVELAKRIQTGMIHINDTSIHDEPIVAFGGEKQSGLGRLNGEWSLEEFTALKWISVHRGRRQFPY